A stretch of Larus michahellis chromosome Z, bLarMic1.1, whole genome shotgun sequence DNA encodes these proteins:
- the LOC141736007 gene encoding long-chain fatty acid transport protein 6-like isoform X2, which yields MLCTWLSTIAGGIVVLCVSLKIFFPYFWEDLIYFLRRKRLKAMVKKWASHGILSIIDLFMQRVGKIPHKPFLIYEGKVHTYQDVDRRSNRIAQVLLHYGNLKKGDTVALLMGNGPDFIHVWFGLAKLGCVVAFLNFNVHSRSLLHCVDTCAAKALVIGEDCLASTEKEFIFHLLENNVAVWLMSTSSPFQHVHTIPDKLEKVPDHPVPSHLKVVTNIRNTAMYIFTSGSTGFPKAAIITHLRALSASLLFTQCGAVSQDIMYLTLPLYHISASLLGISGCIELGATCVLKKKFSASQFWNDCRKYNVTMFLYIGELCRYLCNQPTKEEDRVHKVRIALGNGIRPAVWKEFLMRFGPIKIFEFYGSTEGNLGFLNYTNKIGAVGRAGVFSKFLHSFELLKYDVWKQELMMDENGRCKKAPTGKPGLLVVQVTQDAPFSGYAGNNEASEKKLLRNVFVEGDVYFNTGDLLVMDEDGFLYFTDRVGDTFRWKGENVATVEVAEIISMMDFVQEVNVYGVSIENYEGRTGMAAIVLKPDRSFDGERLYKHVVDFLPSYAQPRFIRIMDAMQITATFKHQKMHLVNEGFNPETISQPLYFMHEPAHSYIPLTREIYKNVVSGEIRL from the exons ATGCTATGCACGTGGCTTTCGACAATTGCTGGAGGAATAGTGGTGCTGTGTGTCTCTCTGAAGATCTTTTTCCCGTATTTCTGGGAAGATCTGATTTACTTCTTGAGGCGGAAGAGATTAAAGGCAATGGTAAAGAAATGGGCAAGCCATGGAATTCTCTCCATAATTGACCTTTTCATGCAGAGAGTGGGAAAGATTCCCCACAAGCCATTCCTCATCTACGAAGGGAAGGTGCACACCTATCAGGATGTGGACAGGAGGAGTAACAGGATAGCACAGGTTTTGCTACACTATGGGAATCTGAAAAAAGGTGACACTGTGGCCCTGCTGATGGGTAATGGACCTGACTTCATCCACGTCTGGTTTGGGCTGGCCAAGCTGGGCTGTGTGGTGGCCTTTCTTAACTTCAATGTGCACTCTAGATCTCTCCTGCACTGCGTTGATACATGTGCAGCAAAAGCATTGGTGATAGGAGAAG ATTGTTTGGCATCAACagagaaagaatttatttttcatctcttgGAAAATAATGTTGCTGTCTGGCTGATGAGCACCAGTTCTCCTTTCCAGCATGTTCACACTATACCAGACAAACTAGAGAAGGTGCCAGACCACCCTGTTCCATCTCATCTTAAAGTTGTCACTAACATAAGAAACACAGCTATGTATATCTTCACGTCTGGAAGTACAG GTTTCCCAAAAGCTGCTATCATCACTCATCTAAGAGCTCTATCTGCCAGCTTACTATTTACTCAGTGTGGTGCGGTTTCTCAGGATATTATGTATCTCACTCTTCCCTTGTACCACATAAGTGCTTCTCTTCTTGGCATCAGCGGATGCATTGAATTAG GAGCAACTtgtgttttgaagaagaaattctcTGCCAGTCAGTTTTGGAATGACTGTAGAAAATACAATGTTACAATGTTTTTGTACATAGGAGAACTCTGTCGCTACCTCTGTAACCAGCCCACT AAAGAAGAGGACAGAGTTCACAAAGTGCGCATTGCTCTAGGAAATGGTATCAGACCTGCTGTCTGGAAAGAATTTCTGATGAGATTTGGcccaattaaaatatttgaattctATGGATCCACAGAAGGGAATCTTGGTTTCTTGAACTATACTAATAAAATAGGAGCTGTGGGCCGTGCTGGCGTCTTCTCAAAG TTCCTACATTCTTTTGAGTTGTTGAAATATGATGTCTGGAAACAAGAACTTATGATGGATGAAAACGGAAGGTGTAAGAAAGCACCCACag GTAAACCTGGTCTTCTAGTTGTCCAAGTTACTCAGGATGCCCCATTTTCTGGATATGCTGGAAATAACGAAGCCTCAGAGAAGAAACTCCTGCGTAATGTGTTTGTGGAAGGAGATGTGTATTTTAACACAGGAGACCTCCTAGTGATGGATGAAGATGGCTTCCTCTACTTCACTGACCGGGTGGGAGACACTTTCAG gTGGAAAGGAGAAAATGTTGCCACTGTAGAAGTCGCGGAGATCATTAGCATGATGGATTTTGTCCAAGAAGTTAATGTTTATGGTGTAAGCATAGAAA aCTATGAAGGAAGAACAGGGATGGCAGCTATTGTGCTTAAACCTGACCGATCTTTTGATGGAGAAAGACTTTACAAGCATGTTGTGGACTTTCTTCCAAGTTACGCCCAACCACGCTTCATAAGAATCATG GATGCTATGCAAATTACTGCAACTTTCAAGCATCAGAAAATGCATCTGGTGAATGAAGGATTTAATCCAGAAACTATATCCCAACCTCTGTACTTCATGCATGAACCTGCACATTCCTATATTCCTTTGACAAGAGAGATATACAAGAATGTAGTTTCTGGTGAAATACGTTtataa
- the LOC141736007 gene encoding long-chain fatty acid transport protein 6-like isoform X1, whose protein sequence is MLCTWLSTIAGGIVVLCVSLKIFFPYFWEDLIYFLRRKRLKAMVKKWASHGILSIIDLFMQRVGKIPHKPFLIYEGKVHTYQDVDRRSNRIAQVLLHYGNLKKGDTVALLMGNGPDFIHVWFGLAKLGCVVAFLNFNVHSRSLLHCVDTCAAKALVIGEDCLASTEKEFIFHLLENNVAVWLMSTSSPFQHVHTIPDKLEKVPDHPVPSHLKVVTNIRNTAMYIFTSGSTGFPKAAIITHLRALSASLLFTQCGAVSQDIMYLTLPLYHISASLLGISGCIELGATCVLKKKFSASQFWNDCRKYNVTMFLYIGELCRYLCNQPTKEEDRVHKVRIALGNGIRPAVWKEFLMRFGPIKIFEFYGSTEGNLGFLNYTNKIGAVGRAGVFSKFLHSFELLKYDVWKQELMMDENGRCKKAPTGKPGLLVVQVTQDAPFSGYAGNNEASEKKLLRNVFVEGDVYFNTGDLLVMDEDGFLYFTDRVGDTFRWKGENVATVEVAEIISMMDFVQEVNVYGVSIENYEGRTGMAAIVLKPDRSFDGERLYKHVVDFLPSYAQPRFIRIMVLSTIISDFSILSVFLHCFFLVSANTQLKTVSVTSLHLLFQIPVWMTFLMFWRKTCTQF, encoded by the exons ATGCTATGCACGTGGCTTTCGACAATTGCTGGAGGAATAGTGGTGCTGTGTGTCTCTCTGAAGATCTTTTTCCCGTATTTCTGGGAAGATCTGATTTACTTCTTGAGGCGGAAGAGATTAAAGGCAATGGTAAAGAAATGGGCAAGCCATGGAATTCTCTCCATAATTGACCTTTTCATGCAGAGAGTGGGAAAGATTCCCCACAAGCCATTCCTCATCTACGAAGGGAAGGTGCACACCTATCAGGATGTGGACAGGAGGAGTAACAGGATAGCACAGGTTTTGCTACACTATGGGAATCTGAAAAAAGGTGACACTGTGGCCCTGCTGATGGGTAATGGACCTGACTTCATCCACGTCTGGTTTGGGCTGGCCAAGCTGGGCTGTGTGGTGGCCTTTCTTAACTTCAATGTGCACTCTAGATCTCTCCTGCACTGCGTTGATACATGTGCAGCAAAAGCATTGGTGATAGGAGAAG ATTGTTTGGCATCAACagagaaagaatttatttttcatctcttgGAAAATAATGTTGCTGTCTGGCTGATGAGCACCAGTTCTCCTTTCCAGCATGTTCACACTATACCAGACAAACTAGAGAAGGTGCCAGACCACCCTGTTCCATCTCATCTTAAAGTTGTCACTAACATAAGAAACACAGCTATGTATATCTTCACGTCTGGAAGTACAG GTTTCCCAAAAGCTGCTATCATCACTCATCTAAGAGCTCTATCTGCCAGCTTACTATTTACTCAGTGTGGTGCGGTTTCTCAGGATATTATGTATCTCACTCTTCCCTTGTACCACATAAGTGCTTCTCTTCTTGGCATCAGCGGATGCATTGAATTAG GAGCAACTtgtgttttgaagaagaaattctcTGCCAGTCAGTTTTGGAATGACTGTAGAAAATACAATGTTACAATGTTTTTGTACATAGGAGAACTCTGTCGCTACCTCTGTAACCAGCCCACT AAAGAAGAGGACAGAGTTCACAAAGTGCGCATTGCTCTAGGAAATGGTATCAGACCTGCTGTCTGGAAAGAATTTCTGATGAGATTTGGcccaattaaaatatttgaattctATGGATCCACAGAAGGGAATCTTGGTTTCTTGAACTATACTAATAAAATAGGAGCTGTGGGCCGTGCTGGCGTCTTCTCAAAG TTCCTACATTCTTTTGAGTTGTTGAAATATGATGTCTGGAAACAAGAACTTATGATGGATGAAAACGGAAGGTGTAAGAAAGCACCCACag GTAAACCTGGTCTTCTAGTTGTCCAAGTTACTCAGGATGCCCCATTTTCTGGATATGCTGGAAATAACGAAGCCTCAGAGAAGAAACTCCTGCGTAATGTGTTTGTGGAAGGAGATGTGTATTTTAACACAGGAGACCTCCTAGTGATGGATGAAGATGGCTTCCTCTACTTCACTGACCGGGTGGGAGACACTTTCAG gTGGAAAGGAGAAAATGTTGCCACTGTAGAAGTCGCGGAGATCATTAGCATGATGGATTTTGTCCAAGAAGTTAATGTTTATGGTGTAAGCATAGAAA aCTATGAAGGAAGAACAGGGATGGCAGCTATTGTGCTTAAACCTGACCGATCTTTTGATGGAGAAAGACTTTACAAGCATGTTGTGGACTTTCTTCCAAGTTACGCCCAACCACGCTTCATAAGAATCATG GTACTTTCCACGATCATATCAGACTTCAGCATCTTGTCTGTTTTCTTGCATTGTTTCTTTCTTGTATCAGCAAACACCCAGTTGAAAACAGTATCGGTAACATCTCTTCATTTGTTATTTCAAATTCCTGTATGGATGACTTTCCTTATGTTTTGGAGGAAGACATGCACTCAATTTTGA